CCTGGCAATCCTGCCGTACAACGACGAGGAGGAGGCCATCCGCATGGCCAACGACACGCCGTACGGCCTGTCGGGCTACGTGCAGTCGAGCGATCCCGATCACGCCCTGCGCGTGGCGGCACGGCTTCGCACCGGCAACGTGCACATCAACGGCGCCGGCCCCGACTTCGGTGCGCCCTTCGGCGGCTACAAGCAGTCGGGCAACGGCCGGGAGTGGGGCGAGTTCGGCTTCGAAGAGTTTCTCGAGGTCAAGGCGGTGTTGGGCGCGCCGAAGGCGGCCTAGCTTCGCCGACGAGCTCCTGTTCGTAGCGCGCGGCCCCGTCTCTCGGCGAGAGCGGGGCCGTCGCTTTGTGCGCCGCCGCCCGGAGCCCTCTCGCCTCCGCGCCGCGCCGGGTATACTGCAAGCACGTGCAGCCCGGGCCCACAGCCCCGGCCTGACGGAGGCAACCGCATGCAGCCGCGTAGCGTTCTCGGTGTCGAGGAGATCCAGCTTTCCGACATCGCCTTCTGGCAGCGTCCTCTCGAGGAGCGCGAAGGCGCCTTCCGCACTCTGCGCGCCGAGCGTCCTCTCTCCTTCCACGAGGAGCCCGACGTGCCCATGCTCGGCAAGGGGCCCGGCTTCTGGGCCGTGACCAGATATCGCGACGTGCTCGAGATCAGCCGCTCGCCCGAGATCTTCTCGTCGGCGCGCGGCGGCGTGAACATCATCGATCTGCCGCCCGACTTCAGCGAATTCTTCAGCTCGATGATCGTGATGGACGATCCGCGCCATGCGCGCCTTCGCCGCATCGTCTCGCGCGGCTTCACTCCGCAGATGCTACGGCGCCTGGAGGCCACCGTCGAAAGCGCCGCCACTCGCATCATCGACGACGTCGTGGAACGCGGCCAGTGCGATTTCGTCGCCGATATCGCTGCGGCGCTGCCGCTCAAGATCATCTGCGACATGATGGGCATCGCCGAGTCCGACTATAAGTTCGTGTTCGACCGCACCAACATCATTCTCGGTGCGGGCGATCCCGACTACGTCGCCGATCCCGCCGCCATCGTTCCGGCCCTCCTGGCGGCAGGACAGGATCTCTCCAATCTCATGCAGGACCTGGCCAAGGTGCGGCGCGAGAAGCCCACGGAGGATCTGACCTCGGCGCTGCTGCATGCGGAGGTCGACGGAGAGCGCCTGACCGACGCCGAGATCGGCTCCTTCTTCGTGCTGCTGGTGGTGGCGGGCAACGAGACCACGCGCAATGCCATCAGCCACGGCATGAAGGCGCTTTGCGATCATCCCGACCAGCGCCGCATCTGGGCCGCCGATTTCGAGCGCATCGCGCCGACGGCCGTCGAGGAGATCGTGCGGTGGGCCTCGCCGGTCATTCATTTCCGTCGTACCGCCACGCGCGACACGGTGCTGTCGGGAGTGAAGATCGCCGAAGGCCAGAAGGTCGTGATGTGGTACAACTCGGCCAACCGCGACGAGGACGTTTTCCCCGAGCCCTACCGGTTCGACGTCCGGCGCACGCCCAACGAGCATGTGGGCTTCGGCGGCCCCGGGCCCCACTTCTGCCTGGGCGCTCACCTCGCCCGCCGCGAGATCACGGTGATGTTCCGCAACCTGATGCAGCGCCTGCCGGACCTGCGCATCACGGAGGAGCCCGCGCGCCTGCTCTCGTTCTTCATCCACGGCATCAAGCGCATGCCGTGCGAATTCACGCCCGGCCGTCCGAGCAAGGCCGCCTAGACTGGCGGACTGCTTACGCATCAATAAGCGACCTGCGCAGGCCCATCGGACTGCGCGGCCGGGTGGACACACCGCGACAACGCGGCATGATCCCCCGCCCATGCCCATCCTCGGTCCTGCACGCGGCACGGTTTGGGGCGCCATCGCCGCTTCCTGCCTGTGTGCGCTGAGCGCGTGCAGCCTGACCCGGCCCGAGGGCGACGGAGGATGGAGCGAGCAGCGGCGCGCGCGGGAGATCGAGCGGGCATCGCTTCTGTCGCAGCCGCCAGTACGCGTCGATTCGGCCGGCGACGTCACCGCAGATCGTGCCGGCGCCGCGATCGGTGACGCCGCGCGACGCCGCGACGACGGCGGCACGGACGGTGGCGGTGCCGCAAGCGACGCCGCCGCAATCGCGGCGTCCGCGCCGATCGACCTCGCGACTGCACTCGACCTGGCCTCGCGTCACAGCCGCGGCATGGCGATCGCCGCCGCCGGCGAGACGATGGCGGCACGGGACGTAGCCATCGCGCGCGCACCGCTGCTGCCGAGCACGACCGTGCGCGGCAACTACGCCTGGTTCAGCGACGAGCTCGGCAACACGGTCGCCCTGCCATTCGCGCTTCCCGGCCCGACGCCGACCGATTCCTTCACGGTCGCCGTTCGCGAGGAGGACTTCGGCAGCGTCACCGCGGCCGTGCGTCTGGCGCTCGACGTCAGCGGCGAGCTGCGCCACGGCCTGGCGTCGGCGCAGGCCAGCTATCGTGCCGAACGCGCGCGGCGCTGGGCAACCCAGCTCGAGGAGGAGCGCGCGGTCGTGCAGGCGTACCTCGCGCTGCTCGAGGCCGAGGGACTGCGCGAGGTCGCGGCGACGACCGTGGAGCTTCAGCGGCAGCAGCTCGAGGATGCCGATGCCCGCGCGCGTGTCGGACAGCTCACACGCAATGGCGTGCTGGTCGTGCAGGTCGCGCTGACGACGTCGCGCCAGCTGCTCATGCGCCAGGAGCTGGCGGTCGCGCACGCACGGCGCAGCCTCAACCGGACGATCGGCCTGCCGGTGGACGCGCCCACGCGCGTGCTCGATGTCGCCGGCGCTCCGCGCCTGCCTCGAGTCGAGGATGCGGTCGCGGCCGCGCGGCAGGCGAGCCCGGTTCTGGCCTCGCTGCTCGAAGAGATCCAGGCGCTGGAGGAGCGACGCACCTCGCTCGTGCGCGCGCGCTTTCCACGCCTCGGCGCAACCGCGGCCTACGACGCCACCAGCGCCGAGATCGTCCAGCCTCAGCACTACGCCAGCGCGACGCTGGGACTGGAGTGGGACCTCGGCACCGACCTCGGCCGCGAGTCGCAGATCGCCAAGCTCGACGCTGCCTCGCGGCGCGCGCGGCTCGTGCTGGACCGCTCGTGGCGCGACATCGAGCTTCTCGTGCGCGGCGCGCACGACGCGGCCACCGAGCGCATCGCCGCCGCCGGCTCGGCGGCCGAGGCCGTCGAGCAGGCGCAGGAGAACCTTCGCATCCGCCAGGAGCAGTTCGAGCTGGGTCGGGCCACGAGCGAGGACCTGCTGGATGCGGAGTCGCTTCTGACGCGCCAGCGCGTCACTCTGGCCACCGCCCTGTACCAGGCCCACGCCCGGCGCGCGGAGCTGCAGCAGCTCATGGGCGCGCCGCTGGCGGATCTGCTCGCACCAGGCGCGGAGGCGCCGCTGCCATGAAGCGCATCGTCTTCGCCCTCGTCCTGCTCGCGCTCGCCGCCGTCGCCTGGCGCCTTCTTGCCGACGACGACGACGGCGACGTCTACTACACCGGCTTCGTCGAGGGCGAGGAACGCGTGCTTCGCAGCGAGGTCGGCGGGCGCGTTCTGGAGGTCGCCTTCCGCGAAGGCGATGCCGTGCCGGCCGGCGCCATCGTCGCTCGGATCGACGACGCCGACATCGCGGCCAGAGTGCGGAGCAAGCGCACCGAGATCGAGGTCCTGATGCGCCAGATCGAGCAGGCCGGGCACGAGGTCACGCTGCGCGAGGGGACCTGGAAGGCCGAGCTCGGCGCGCGTCAGGCCGAGCTGGCGCAGGCACGATCGGAGTATGAGCTGGCGGTGCGCTCGCTGCAGCGCGAGGAAGGGCTCGGACGCACCGGCGCCACCACCAGACAGCTCCTCGACGAGATCCGCACCCGGGAGGCTGCGGGGCGCAGCGCCGTCGACCGTGCCGAGCGCATGCTGGCGCGCGCCCAGGCCGAAGCTGCCGGTGTCGACGCCGCTCGCGCGCGCCTGGACGTGCTGCGCGAGCAGAGGCGGCTGGCCGAGAGCCAGCTGGCCGAGCTCGAGGTGACGCAGGCGAAATACTCCATCCGTGCGCCCGAAGTCCCGACCGTCGTGCAGACCCAGCTGCTGTGGCCGGGCGAGCTCGCGCAACCCGGCACGCCGATCGCCTCGGTGCTCGATCCGCTCGACAAGTACGTGCAGATCTACGTCAGCGTCTCCGATCTGCCGCTGGTGCCGGTGGGACGCCGCGTCTGGATCGAGCTCGACAGCACGCCCGGCCGCCGCGTGCCCGGCGCGGTCTCCTTCGTTGCCGACCGCGCCAACTTCACGCCCGAAAAGATCGAGACGCGCGACGACCGCATCGGTCAGGTCTATCGCGTCAAGATCCGCATTCTCGAGGATGTCGCCCGTTTCGTGCCGGGCACCGAAGGCAACGTCCATCTCGGCGAAGGCGCGACGGCGGTGGCGCAGCCGCGACCAGCCGCGGTGCAGCCAGCGCCCGCCGCCGTGCATCCGCCGGAGGCATCGCCGCCGGCCGCTGCAGCACCTTCTGACGATCTGCAGGCTGGCGCGGCGGACAGCGGCGAGCGGCCATGACGGGCAGGCGCCGCACGATGGCGGCGGCCGCATGAGCAGCGGCGCCGCAGCCCGCCCCGGCGGCGCAGCCGTCGAAGGCCCGCCGGCCCCGCTTGCGATCCGGCTGCGCGCACTGCGCAAGCGCTTCGGCAACCTCGTCGCGCTCGACCGCATCGACCTGGACGTCGCGGGCGCGCAGATGGTCGGCGTGGTCGGGCCCGACGGCGCCGGCAAGACGACGCTGCTGCGCTGCCTGACGGGCCTTCTGGAAGTGGAAGCCGAGGAGGCCACGGTGCTCGGCCATGATCTTCGCGCCGACGTGCGCGACCTGAAGCGCGTGGTCGGTTACGTTCCCCAATCCTTCAGCCTCCAGCGCAACCTCTCGATCGCCGACAACCTCGCGTTCACCGCGCGCCTGCAGCGGATCCCGAGGGACGTCTTCCGACGGCGCGAGCAGGAGCTGCTCGAGCGCACGGGGCTGGCGCCGTTCCGAGACCGCGCGGCCGGCGATCTGTCCGGTGGGATGAAGCAGAAGCTGGCCATCGCCAACGCGCTGCTGCCCGAGCCGCAGCTGCTCGTGCTCGACGAGCCGACCGCCGGCGTCGACGTGGTGGCGCGAGGCGAGATCTACGAGATTCTCGAGGAGCGCCGCCGTGAGGTGCTCATCGTCGTCTCCACCAGCTATCTGGACGAAGCCGAAGGCTGCGACCGCCTCGTCTATCTTCACAGCGGGCGCGTCGTGGCCGACGGCAGTCCCGGGCAGCTCGAGGCGGTCGCCGGCATCGATGCCTACCGCGCCTGGACCGACGATGCCGCCGCGGCGGTGCGCGGCGCGCTCTCGCTGCCCTACACGGTGCGCGCCCGCGTCTGCGGCCGCTTCGTTCGCGTGGAAGTGCCGCGAGTGCGCTCGCTGACCGTGCGCGCCGTGTGCTCGGACCTGCAAGAGATCGCCGGCGTGGCGCTGGCCGAAGCGGCGCCGCGCGATCTGGAATCGACGCTGCTTGCGCTCTCGCACGGAGCCGAAGGCAGGGGCACGCAGCCGCGCACGGAGACCGTCTCGACTGCCGCCGCCGCCTTGGTGCCGGTCTCGGCCGAGCCCATCATTCACGCCCGCGGGCTGACCAGGCGCTTCGGAAGCTTCACGGCCGTCGATCGAGCCGACATCTCGGTGCCTGCCGGCGCCATCTTCGCGTTTCTCGGCGCCAACGGCTCGGGCAAGACGACGACGATCCGCATGCTGATCGGGCTTCTGGCGCCGAGCGAAGGCAGCGCCGTCGTGGCCGGGGTGGACGTGATCGAGCATCCTCGGCGGGTGCGCGACGCGATCGGATACATGGGCCAGCGCGTCAGCCTCTACAAGGGTCTGACCTTGCGCGAGAACGTGGAGTTCTACGCAGGGCTGCACGGCATTGCCGGCAAGGAGCTGGAGCGGCGCTGGGGCGGCATGCGCGAGCGCTTCGATCTGGCCGAGGCCGAGACGCGCCAGAGCGACGACCTCCCGGCCGGGCTCCGCCAGCGCGCCGGCCTTGCGCTGGCCACCCTGCACGATCCGCGCATGCTGTTCCTGGACGAGCCCACCGCAGGCGTGGACGTCGAGAGCCGCGCGATGTTCTGGGAGCTCATCCGCGAGCACAAGGAAGAAGGCGTGACGGT
The sequence above is drawn from the Candidatus Limnocylindrales bacterium genome and encodes:
- a CDS encoding cytochrome P450, translated to MQPRSVLGVEEIQLSDIAFWQRPLEEREGAFRTLRAERPLSFHEEPDVPMLGKGPGFWAVTRYRDVLEISRSPEIFSSARGGVNIIDLPPDFSEFFSSMIVMDDPRHARLRRIVSRGFTPQMLRRLEATVESAATRIIDDVVERGQCDFVADIAAALPLKIICDMMGIAESDYKFVFDRTNIILGAGDPDYVADPAAIVPALLAAGQDLSNLMQDLAKVRREKPTEDLTSALLHAEVDGERLTDAEIGSFFVLLVVAGNETTRNAISHGMKALCDHPDQRRIWAADFERIAPTAVEEIVRWASPVIHFRRTATRDTVLSGVKIAEGQKVVMWYNSANRDEDVFPEPYRFDVRRTPNEHVGFGGPGPHFCLGAHLARREITVMFRNLMQRLPDLRITEEPARLLSFFIHGIKRMPCEFTPGRPSKAA
- a CDS encoding TolC family protein, whose protein sequence is MPILGPARGTVWGAIAASCLCALSACSLTRPEGDGGWSEQRRAREIERASLLSQPPVRVDSAGDVTADRAGAAIGDAARRRDDGGTDGGGAASDAAAIAASAPIDLATALDLASRHSRGMAIAAAGETMAARDVAIARAPLLPSTTVRGNYAWFSDELGNTVALPFALPGPTPTDSFTVAVREEDFGSVTAAVRLALDVSGELRHGLASAQASYRAERARRWATQLEEERAVVQAYLALLEAEGLREVAATTVELQRQQLEDADARARVGQLTRNGVLVVQVALTTSRQLLMRQELAVAHARRSLNRTIGLPVDAPTRVLDVAGAPRLPRVEDAVAAARQASPVLASLLEEIQALEERRTSLVRARFPRLGATAAYDATSAEIVQPQHYASATLGLEWDLGTDLGRESQIAKLDAASRRARLVLDRSWRDIELLVRGAHDAATERIAAAGSAAEAVEQAQENLRIRQEQFELGRATSEDLLDAESLLTRQRVTLATALYQAHARRAELQQLMGAPLADLLAPGAEAPLP
- a CDS encoding HlyD family efflux transporter periplasmic adaptor subunit; the encoded protein is MKRIVFALVLLALAAVAWRLLADDDDGDVYYTGFVEGEERVLRSEVGGRVLEVAFREGDAVPAGAIVARIDDADIAARVRSKRTEIEVLMRQIEQAGHEVTLREGTWKAELGARQAELAQARSEYELAVRSLQREEGLGRTGATTRQLLDEIRTREAAGRSAVDRAERMLARAQAEAAGVDAARARLDVLREQRRLAESQLAELEVTQAKYSIRAPEVPTVVQTQLLWPGELAQPGTPIASVLDPLDKYVQIYVSVSDLPLVPVGRRVWIELDSTPGRRVPGAVSFVADRANFTPEKIETRDDRIGQVYRVKIRILEDVARFVPGTEGNVHLGEGATAVAQPRPAAVQPAPAAVHPPEASPPAAAAPSDDLQAGAADSGERP
- a CDS encoding ATP-binding cassette domain-containing protein encodes the protein MSSGAAARPGGAAVEGPPAPLAIRLRALRKRFGNLVALDRIDLDVAGAQMVGVVGPDGAGKTTLLRCLTGLLEVEAEEATVLGHDLRADVRDLKRVVGYVPQSFSLQRNLSIADNLAFTARLQRIPRDVFRRREQELLERTGLAPFRDRAAGDLSGGMKQKLAIANALLPEPQLLVLDEPTAGVDVVARGEIYEILEERRREVLIVVSTSYLDEAEGCDRLVYLHSGRVVADGSPGQLEAVAGIDAYRAWTDDAAAAVRGALSLPYTVRARVCGRFVRVEVPRVRSLTVRAVCSDLQEIAGVALAEAAPRDLESTLLALSHGAEGRGTQPRTETVSTAAAALVPVSAEPIIHARGLTRRFGSFTAVDRADISVPAGAIFAFLGANGSGKTTTIRMLIGLLAPSEGSAVVAGVDVIEHPRRVRDAIGYMGQRVSLYKGLTLRENVEFYAGLHGIAGKELERRWGGMRERFDLAEAETRQSDDLPAGLRQRAGLALATLHDPRMLFLDEPTAGVDVESRAMFWELIREHKEEGVTVFVTTHFLEEADYCDLISFIDRGRIVVDAEPEELRARFSPGYTATCELPPERRAAAAAELVRAGWTVHENPAGLHLSSARATSAMLRSVCDAAGSEACGRVRVDQPPMATIFRRIILDGNGAHSGGRSVGAVSTTDAAGRGTPAHEGGR